One genomic window of Amphiura filiformis chromosome 3, Afil_fr2py, whole genome shotgun sequence includes the following:
- the LOC140148847 gene encoding uncharacterized protein, giving the protein MDTKLITLYVIIGVTLLKAVSHTYPTTGTNSTVALHTTLTNKSMELYQMIREGISKLNNTHRVHIPCQADDNYSSHQSNGCVLCRPNATFNRTQIIGSELRQMDLYNLEQFTNQMEIVHSHEVNFSGSQTNSLVDEFERICNNSNRVVSYIQSNILHGATTLSPPNATCGAPSLVTNNCGDTQFDCLTWWVLRGMEELVLTLANEMSGGQWFV; this is encoded by the exons gGGTTACTTTACTGAAAGCGGTGAGCCATACATATCCGACAACCGGAACTAATTCGACCGTTGCACTGCACACTACGCTTACCAACAAGAGCATGGAGTTGTACCAAATGATAAGGGAAGGAATATCAAAACTG AATAATACTCACCGAGTACACATACCCTGCCAAGCGGACGATAATTATTCCAGTCATCAGAGTAATGGGTGCGTTTTATGCAGACCTAATGCAACATTCAATCGGACACAA ATAATAGGTTCAGAACTTCGGCAAATGGATCTGTATAACCTCGAGCAATTTACGAACCAAATGGAAATAGTTCATTCGCATGAGGTTAATTTTAGTGGCTCTCAAACGAATTCCTTGGTGGATGAATTTGAGCGTATTTGTAACAATTCAAACAGAGTCGTCAGTTATATACAAAGCAAT ATACTTCACGGAGCCACCACATTATCACCCCCAAATGCAACCTGTGGTGCACCATCCTTGGTAACAAATAACTGTGGAGACACTCAATTTGATTGTTTAACATGGTGGGTACTACGTGGTATGGAAGAATTGGTTTTGACACTTGCTAACGAAATGAGTGGTGGGCAGTGGTTCGTCTAG